A single Carassius carassius chromosome 3, fCarCar2.1, whole genome shotgun sequence DNA region contains:
- the LOC132113960 gene encoding zinc finger BED domain-containing protein 4-like: protein MLNRLVEQRWPVTAVLSDPSITKKGNRTLDLTGDQWKLAQETSELLGPLLTLTELLSQEANLSLSATVPMLFNLKKRHLSPEEDDSPAIREMKNTLVKEIDSRWELLNLEPTSIYLLSSALDVRFKHLKFLEDEKKDLVYIEVVRLAEHLHQQQIVRKGEELSASHGEEETDAPPPPAKKKQQEISMLMQADDEEEEERGDSAKTEMEQYLRDATKLQSGPLAWWKQNSDRYPKLAFAAKHLLCVPATSTPSERIFSKAGYIVNKTRSSLLPENVDKLIFLAHNMKRV, encoded by the exons ATGCTTAACCGACTGGTGGAGCAGCGATGGCCAGTGACAGCTGTTTTGTCAGATCCCAGCATCACTAAGAAAGGAAATCGCACCCTTGACTTGACAGGAGACCAGTGGAAACTGGCACAAGAGACATCAGAATTACTTGGGCCCCTGCTCACACTCACAGAACTACTATCACAGGAGGCAAACTTGTCGTTGTCGGCAACAGTGCCAATGCTCTTTAACCTGAAGAAACGCCACCTGTCACCAGAAGAGGATGACAGCCCTGCCATCAGAGAAATGAAGAATACCCTTGTCAAGGAGATCGACAGCAGATGGGAACTGTTAAATTTGGAACCCACCAGCATCTATCTCCTTTCTTCAGCACTAGACGTGAGATTTAAGCACCTTAAATTCCTTGAGGATGAGAAGAAGGACCTGGTATACATTGAG GTTGTCAGACTAGCTGAACATCTGCATCAGCAACAGATCGTTCGCAAGGGAGAAGAGCTGTCAGCAAGCCACGGAGAAGAGGAGACGGATGCGCCACCACCACCcgccaaaaaaaaacagcaggagaTTTCAATGCTGATGCAGGCTGATGACGAAGAGGAAGAAGAACGCGGAGACAGCGCAAAGACAGAGATGGAGCAGTATTTGAGAGATGCTACTAAATTACAGTCGGGCCCACTGGCATGGTGGAAGCAAAACAGTGACCGCTACCCTAAACTGGCATTTGCAGCCAAACACCTTCTTTGCGTTCCGGCCACTTCAACTCCATCAGAGCGCATTTTCTCAAAAGCTGGCTACATCGTCAACAAGACCCGAAGTTCCCTTTTACCAGAAAATGTGGACAAACTCATCTTCCTCGCACACAACATGAAACGAGTATAG